One window of Atribacter laminatus genomic DNA carries:
- a CDS encoding glucose-1-phosphate adenylyltransferase: MFKNEVVAMILAGGEGRRLNILSAKRAKPAVPFGGKYRIIDFCLSNCVNSGIYCVGVLTQYNPRSLHEHIRIGKDWDLDRLNGGVFLLQPFISDADTDWYRGTADAIYQSLRFIRNRAPELVLILSGDHVYTMNYRHMIEFHKKKKADLTLAVIQVPIEEAHRFGIITVGAEGEVIRFDEKPENPQSNLVNMGIYVFNREVLEEEVEKEAMREGTSFDFGRDIIPRMIQDKRVFTYSFSGYWKDVGTIDSYWEANMELLGEESPLRFKDIDWPIYTPVADRPPVKFGRDAQVENCIIGEGAIINGKVSQSVIFNGVYVSEEVKIEGSILMNDCYIGKNSQLERVILDKGVMIGEESRVGGGQVLNVNKKYPEVLWSGITIIGKNSRIPSGCEIGKNCIIGADVDENDFPSLIVFSGETIEKPSMEV, translated from the coding sequence GTGTTTAAAAATGAAGTGGTTGCGATGATATTAGCTGGTGGGGAAGGACGTCGGTTGAATATTCTTTCGGCTAAAAGAGCAAAACCAGCTGTTCCTTTTGGAGGGAAATACCGTATCATCGATTTTTGCTTAAGCAATTGTGTCAATTCGGGCATATATTGTGTAGGTGTTTTAACTCAATATAATCCAAGATCACTTCATGAACATATTCGGATTGGGAAAGATTGGGACCTTGATCGACTCAATGGTGGAGTCTTTTTATTACAACCCTTTATCAGTGATGCTGATACCGATTGGTATCGGGGAACTGCTGATGCGATATACCAAAGTCTTCGTTTTATTCGAAATCGAGCTCCTGAGCTGGTACTCATCCTTTCTGGCGACCATGTTTATACTATGAATTACCGACATATGATTGAGTTTCACAAGAAAAAAAAGGCTGATTTGACGTTAGCGGTCATCCAAGTTCCGATTGAGGAAGCCCATCGTTTTGGCATTATTACCGTTGGCGCAGAAGGTGAGGTCATTCGTTTTGATGAAAAACCTGAAAATCCCCAAAGTAATTTAGTAAACATGGGAATTTATGTTTTTAATCGAGAGGTTTTAGAAGAAGAAGTGGAAAAGGAAGCTATGCGTGAAGGGACGTCTTTTGACTTTGGGCGAGACATCATTCCTCGCATGATTCAGGATAAAAGAGTTTTTACCTATTCCTTTTCGGGGTATTGGAAGGATGTAGGTACGATTGATTCTTATTGGGAAGCCAACATGGAGTTATTGGGAGAAGAAAGTCCTTTGAGATTTAAGGATATAGATTGGCCAATTTATACTCCAGTTGCTGATCGGCCTCCGGTAAAATTTGGGCGTGATGCTCAAGTTGAAAACTGTATTATTGGCGAAGGAGCTATTATTAATGGGAAAGTAAGTCAATCAGTCATTTTTAATGGGGTATATGTAAGCGAAGAAGTAAAGATTGAGGGATCGATTTTAATGAATGATTGCTATATTGGAAAGAACTCCCAATTGGAGAGAGTGATTTTAGATAAAGGAGTTATGATCGGTGAAGAATCTCGGGTTGGAGGGGGTCAAGTATTGAATGTTAACAAAAAGTATCCTGAGGTTTTGTGGAGCGGAATTACCATCATTGGAAAAAATTCCCGTATTCCTTCAGGATGCGAAATAGGAAAAAATTGTATTATTGGTGCAGATGTGGACGAGAACGATTTCCCATCGTTGATTGTTTTTAGTGGAGAGACAATTGAAAAACCATCGATGGAGGTTTAG
- a CDS encoding HAD-IIA family hydrolase has protein sequence MTWERYKNFIVDMDGVIYRGKHPLPGSDDFFRFLRERKSKIAFFSNNSTITKGQYVDKLKKMNIYASEDEIISSSSITAYYVARENPQSQVYCIGEAGIRDELQKNGIKMIDDSSNENIHFVIVGMDRQFNYEKLTKAMRYVLNGAQLYGTNPDLTYPMEDGLIPGCGAILASIEACTGTKAKVFGKPQPESIQFLLEMTGFSVEDTILIGDRLDTDIVLAKQQNIFSILVLTGVHQGEDVKKTGIVPDMIVENLIELKKIMLMKGEA, from the coding sequence TTGACATGGGAGAGATATAAAAATTTTATTGTTGACATGGATGGGGTTATTTATCGAGGAAAACATCCTCTTCCAGGAAGCGATGATTTTTTTCGTTTTCTTCGGGAACGGAAATCAAAAATTGCCTTCTTTTCAAATAACTCTACCATAACTAAAGGTCAATATGTCGATAAACTAAAAAAAATGAATATATATGCTAGCGAGGATGAGATTATTAGCTCCAGCTCGATTACTGCTTACTATGTTGCGAGAGAAAATCCTCAATCCCAAGTGTATTGTATTGGTGAGGCAGGTATCCGTGATGAATTACAGAAAAACGGTATAAAAATGATTGATGATTCCTCCAATGAGAATATTCATTTTGTCATCGTGGGAATGGATCGGCAATTTAACTATGAGAAACTGACCAAAGCGATGAGATATGTTTTAAATGGTGCCCAGCTGTATGGAACCAATCCTGATTTGACCTATCCAATGGAAGATGGATTAATTCCCGGTTGCGGAGCGATTTTAGCCAGTATTGAAGCCTGTACAGGTACCAAAGCCAAAGTATTTGGGAAACCACAACCGGAGTCAATCCAATTCCTACTGGAAATGACAGGTTTTTCGGTTGAAGATACGATTTTAATTGGTGACCGCTTAGATACTGATATTGTTTTAGCCAAGCAACAAAATATTTTTTCAATATTGGTCTTAACTGGAGTTCATCAGGGAGAAGATGTGAAAAAAACTGGCATTGTTCCTGATATGATTGTTGAAAACCTCATCGAATTAAAAAAAATCATGCTCATGAAAGGTGAAGCCTGA
- a CDS encoding glycoside hydrolase family 57 protein has protein sequence MAKKMYLNIIWHMHQPYYYDLNQDLFTLPWVRTHATKDYLFMAKLADRFPQLHMTFNFTPSLINQINLYSQGKTDLVWNHFQKEAKELSKKEKDFILANFFLAPSKTQTSHFPFYETLKEKAKHNIHNFSTQDWLDLQVLYQLLWFDPITIKENFGLSELIKRGKEYTEKDKAIIKQVTQQIIAEIIPMYKKLKAKGQIEISTSPLYHPIIPLLIDNWVASESLPGTQLPKYRFQYLDDAQAQIHKAKDEVERIWNTEMHGIWPSEGSVSTAAVSCFAQNGFSWTATGEEVLFNTLGLPIVRDQNGLLNQGENLYQPWFFHTDDNNVAIFFRDRHLSDLIGFAYQHLAYHEAVGDMISNLERIIDRLPDSFNPIVSIILDGENAWEYYNNNGFEFLSGLYEALTQHSRIITTTPSEHLTGSNQKPTLNALKPGSWIYGSFNTWIGHEEKNWAWDQLFLVRKLLAEKEKELDGERKQEVYNILYQAEGSDWFWWLGPDNPSVQKEEFRKQFLSLLKKICDLIGEKYPGEG, from the coding sequence ATGGCAAAAAAAATGTATTTAAACATCATTTGGCATATGCATCAACCCTATTATTATGATTTGAACCAAGATCTTTTTACCCTTCCATGGGTAAGGACCCATGCGACCAAAGATTATCTTTTTATGGCGAAATTAGCCGATAGGTTTCCTCAATTGCACATGACCTTTAATTTTACTCCATCTCTTATAAACCAAATAAATCTTTATTCGCAGGGAAAAACTGATTTAGTATGGAATCACTTTCAGAAAGAAGCTAAAGAACTCAGTAAAAAAGAAAAAGACTTCATTTTAGCTAATTTCTTCTTAGCCCCTTCAAAAACTCAAACCAGCCATTTCCCTTTTTATGAAACCTTAAAAGAGAAAGCCAAACACAATATTCATAATTTCTCAACCCAGGATTGGCTCGATCTCCAGGTTCTCTATCAGCTCCTTTGGTTTGATCCGATAACCATCAAAGAAAATTTCGGCTTGAGCGAGCTCATAAAACGGGGGAAAGAATATACCGAAAAGGATAAGGCTATCATTAAGCAAGTTACTCAACAAATAATTGCTGAAATTATACCAATGTATAAGAAATTAAAGGCTAAAGGACAGATTGAAATTTCAACGTCACCTTTATACCATCCGATTATTCCATTATTAATCGATAATTGGGTTGCTAGTGAATCATTACCTGGAACTCAACTTCCTAAGTATCGTTTTCAATATTTAGATGATGCTCAGGCACAAATCCATAAAGCCAAAGATGAGGTAGAAAGAATTTGGAACACAGAAATGCATGGGATTTGGCCTTCGGAAGGCTCAGTAAGTACTGCAGCGGTGAGTTGTTTTGCTCAAAATGGATTTTCCTGGACAGCGACTGGAGAGGAAGTTTTGTTTAATACCTTAGGATTACCTATAGTGAGGGATCAAAATGGTCTTTTAAATCAGGGTGAAAATCTCTATCAACCTTGGTTTTTTCACACCGATGATAATAATGTAGCTATCTTTTTCCGTGACCGTCATCTTTCTGACTTGATCGGTTTTGCCTACCAACATCTTGCCTATCATGAGGCAGTTGGAGATATGATTTCTAATTTAGAAAGAATTATAGATCGACTTCCCGACAGTTTTAACCCGATCGTTTCTATAATCCTTGATGGGGAGAACGCCTGGGAGTATTATAATAATAATGGATTTGAATTTCTAAGCGGCTTATATGAGGCTTTAACACAACATTCCAGGATAATCACAACAACTCCCTCGGAACATTTAACAGGTTCTAACCAAAAACCCACTCTCAATGCTTTAAAACCTGGTTCCTGGATTTACGGTTCCTTTAATACTTGGATTGGTCATGAGGAAAAGAATTGGGCGTGGGATCAGCTTTTCTTAGTCCGAAAATTACTGGCTGAAAAGGAAAAAGAGTTAGATGGGGAACGAAAGCAAGAAGTTTATAATATTTTGTATCAAGCAGAAGGAAGCGATTGGTTTTGGTGGTTGGGTCCAGATAATCCCTCGGTACAAAAAGAGGAATTTCGAAAGCAATTTTTATCTCTATTGAAGAAAATATGTGATTTAATTGGTGAGAAATATCCTGGGGAGGGATAG
- a CDS encoding phosphatase produces the protein MYQIIGDLHIHSIASGHAFSTVREIALVAQQKKLQYIGLAEHGPSMPGGPDPIYFEARGHFPKKIDNIEVFFGAEIDILDENSTLDLDGPSLKKIDYGIISFHPQVYRGEIRSDYTSILLKALENPYINIIAHLGNPRYPVDYPLVVKKAIECNKVIEINNSSFRVSRKGSLENCKMIAQEVKKQGGYIVVTSDAHYCDEVGDYQLSLDLLGSVDFPKEYIINASPAMFQSFMNSFLKIRGRVR, from the coding sequence ATGTATCAAATTATTGGCGATTTACACATTCACTCTATAGCGAGTGGACATGCTTTTAGTACCGTTCGAGAAATAGCCCTGGTTGCGCAACAAAAAAAATTACAATATATTGGTTTGGCTGAGCATGGACCAAGTATGCCCGGGGGCCCTGATCCAATCTATTTCGAAGCTCGAGGCCATTTCCCTAAAAAAATTGATAATATCGAAGTTTTCTTTGGAGCTGAAATTGATATTTTGGACGAAAATTCAACATTAGATTTAGACGGTCCAAGTTTAAAAAAAATTGATTATGGAATTATTTCTTTTCATCCTCAAGTATATCGAGGAGAAATACGTTCCGACTATACCTCAATTTTACTAAAAGCTTTGGAAAATCCCTATATCAATATTATCGCTCATTTGGGGAATCCCCGTTATCCGGTGGATTATCCATTGGTAGTGAAGAAGGCGATTGAATGCAATAAAGTTATTGAAATTAATAATAGTTCCTTTCGCGTTAGCCGCAAGGGGAGCTTGGAAAACTGTAAAATGATTGCGCAAGAGGTCAAAAAACAGGGCGGCTATATAGTAGTAACCAGTGATGCTCATTATTGTGATGAAGTTGGTGATTATCAGTTGTCCTTAGATTTATTGGGAAGTGTCGACTTCCCCAAGGAGTATATTATCAATGCTTCTCCGGCAATGTTTCAATCTTTTATGAATTCATTTCTTAAGATAAGGGGTAGAGTGCGATGA
- a CDS encoding metallophosphoesterase family protein — translation MTRITVLSDTHIPQRAKDIPQQLWEEIKKADLVLHAGDAVKPSILENIAQFTPIRAVRGNMDSKELQITLPDQDVVEVDGVKIGLVHGRGAPNQVKSYVRSLFEGYDLQVLVFGHSHQPELTNENGVWYLNPGSPTDKIFTPYLSYARMEIDKGSINEIIIVSLT, via the coding sequence ATGACCAGAATAACTGTCCTTTCTGATACTCATATTCCACAAAGAGCAAAAGATATTCCTCAACAGTTGTGGGAAGAGATAAAAAAAGCTGATTTAGTCCTTCATGCCGGGGATGCAGTTAAACCATCGATTCTTGAAAATATTGCTCAGTTCACTCCAATTCGGGCAGTACGGGGAAATATGGATTCGAAAGAGTTACAAATCACTCTCCCCGACCAGGATGTGGTTGAGGTTGATGGAGTTAAAATTGGTCTCGTCCATGGCCGGGGTGCCCCAAATCAAGTCAAGTCTTATGTTCGTTCACTTTTTGAGGGATATGACTTGCAGGTTTTAGTTTTTGGTCATTCCCATCAACCAGAATTAACCAATGAAAATGGAGTATGGTATTTGAACCCAGGGAGTCCAACTGATAAAATCTTTACTCCCTACCTTTCCTATGCTCGGATGGAAATCGATAAAGGAAGTATTAATGAAATAATAATCGTATCATTAACTTGA
- the cimA gene encoding citramalate synthase — translation MSQVKIYDTTLRDGSQMEGINFSVQDKIQIALKLDEFGIHYIEGGWPGSNPKDIAFFEKAQKISFHNAKICAFGSTRKAETKPDQDKNLRLLLEAGSPVITIFGKSWTLHVKRALRTTLDENLKMIDDSISFLKSAGKTVFFDAEHFFDGYKQDQDYALKTIEVAYNAGADAIILCDTNGGALPHEIASIFSKVKSQLTESFEIGIHTHNDGGIAVANSLIAVDCGANQIQGTFNGYGERCGNANLCSIIPNLVLKMGISCLSEEQLKKLVEVSRFIDETANMRPNHYQPFVGKSAFTHKGGIHASAIMRDPLTYEHVIPDLVGNQRRILVSEQAGKSNILYRAHEVGVDLQPDDSRVTSLIDKIKESESYGYQYEGADASFEMMLREVLGETMNFFTLQGFRVIVEKRGDEEVITEATIKLNVGDHFVHTAAEGDGPVHALDNALRKALESLYPQLKRIRLSDYKVRVLNEKDGTAAKIRVLIQTTDGSHTWGTVGVSTDVIEASWEALEDSVKYGLWQKTKEEN, via the coding sequence ATGAGTCAGGTTAAAATTTACGATACAACTTTACGAGATGGTTCTCAAATGGAGGGAATCAATTTCTCGGTTCAGGATAAAATCCAGATTGCCCTAAAGCTCGATGAATTTGGCATCCACTATATCGAAGGTGGTTGGCCAGGATCAAATCCGAAAGATATCGCTTTTTTTGAAAAAGCTCAAAAAATTTCCTTCCACAATGCGAAAATATGTGCTTTTGGAAGTACCAGAAAAGCAGAAACCAAACCAGATCAAGATAAAAATCTCCGTCTTCTTCTTGAAGCCGGTTCACCGGTTATAACCATATTCGGAAAATCCTGGACGCTCCATGTAAAGCGAGCTCTCCGTACCACGCTGGATGAAAATCTGAAGATGATTGATGATTCCATCAGCTTTTTAAAATCAGCCGGGAAAACGGTTTTTTTTGATGCCGAGCATTTTTTTGATGGGTATAAACAGGACCAGGATTATGCATTAAAAACTATTGAAGTTGCCTATAATGCCGGAGCCGATGCAATCATTCTTTGTGATACCAATGGTGGGGCGCTTCCCCATGAAATTGCCTCAATTTTTTCGAAGGTTAAATCTCAGCTTACGGAATCTTTTGAAATTGGAATCCATACTCATAACGATGGCGGAATCGCTGTGGCCAACAGCTTAATTGCAGTCGACTGCGGAGCAAACCAAATTCAAGGCACCTTTAATGGATATGGAGAACGTTGTGGAAATGCCAATCTTTGCAGTATTATTCCCAATTTGGTTTTAAAAATGGGAATTTCTTGCTTATCTGAGGAACAATTAAAAAAGTTGGTAGAAGTTTCGCGATTCATTGATGAAACAGCGAATATGCGACCAAATCACTATCAACCCTTTGTCGGCAAGAGTGCCTTTACCCATAAAGGAGGCATTCACGCCAGTGCAATCATGAGGGATCCGCTAACTTATGAGCATGTCATTCCGGACCTGGTCGGCAATCAAAGAAGAATATTAGTTTCAGAACAAGCTGGTAAGAGTAATATCCTTTATCGAGCTCATGAAGTCGGAGTTGATTTGCAACCTGATGATTCTCGTGTGACTTCCTTAATAGATAAGATAAAAGAGTCGGAGTCTTATGGATATCAGTATGAAGGGGCTGACGCTTCCTTCGAGATGATGCTCCGTGAAGTTTTAGGTGAAACGATGAATTTTTTCACCTTGCAAGGTTTTCGGGTAATCGTAGAGAAAAGAGGAGATGAGGAAGTAATTACCGAAGCAACCATTAAACTAAATGTTGGAGATCATTTCGTTCATACAGCCGCAGAAGGCGATGGTCCGGTTCATGCCTTGGATAATGCTCTGCGGAAAGCTCTGGAAAGTTTATACCCTCAGCTAAAAAGAATTCGATTAAGCGACTACAAAGTTCGGGTCTTAAACGAAAAAGATGGAACTGCGGCAAAAATACGGGTATTAATCCAAACAACCGATGGTAGTCATACTTGGGGAACGGTTGGTGTTTCCACTGACGTTATAGAAGCGAGTTGGGAGGCCTTGGAAGATAGCGTAAAATATGGATTATGGCAAAAAACCAAAGAAGAAAATTAA
- the folD gene encoding bifunctional methylenetetrahydrofolate dehydrogenase/methenyltetrahydrofolate cyclohydrolase FolD translates to MKATLIDGKKVSQEIREELKPRVQNLIQQDLKPGLAVILVGDDPASQVYVRNKEKACEKLGVYSLKHQLPSTTSQNDLLHLIDELNNNPAIHGILVQLPLPKHLDEKKILYHINPLKDVDGFHPYNLGRLMIGDPIFLPCTPWGVQELLSRYQIDISRKHVVIVGRSNIVGKPLSMMLVQKAKAANATITICHTGTENLAQHTQMADILIAAAGSPKMITGELIREGVVVIDVGINKVEDKLVGDVDFDSVVDKASFITPVPGGVGPMTIAMLMANTVKSAERTLHG, encoded by the coding sequence ATGAAAGCGACTTTAATTGATGGAAAAAAGGTTTCACAAGAAATTCGGGAAGAATTAAAACCACGTGTCCAAAATTTGATTCAACAAGACTTGAAACCAGGTTTGGCGGTTATTTTAGTTGGAGACGACCCTGCCAGCCAAGTGTATGTTAGAAACAAAGAAAAAGCCTGTGAAAAGTTGGGAGTTTATTCCTTGAAACACCAGCTCCCTTCAACCACTAGTCAAAATGACCTCCTTCATCTCATTGACGAATTGAATAATAATCCAGCCATCCATGGTATTCTCGTCCAGTTGCCACTTCCCAAGCATTTGGATGAAAAAAAGATTCTCTATCACATTAATCCACTCAAAGATGTTGATGGTTTTCATCCTTACAATTTAGGTCGTCTTATGATTGGTGATCCTATTTTTTTACCTTGTACTCCCTGGGGCGTTCAGGAGTTATTGTCTCGATACCAAATTGATATTTCGAGGAAACACGTAGTAATCGTTGGAAGAAGTAATATTGTTGGGAAACCGTTATCTATGATGCTGGTACAAAAAGCCAAGGCAGCCAACGCTACCATAACCATTTGTCATACTGGAACTGAAAACCTTGCCCAACATACTCAAATGGCTGATATTTTGATTGCAGCTGCTGGTTCTCCTAAAATGATCACTGGAGAATTGATCCGAGAGGGGGTTGTGGTCATTGACGTAGGCATCAATAAGGTGGAAGACAAATTAGTTGGCGATGTTGATTTTGACAGCGTTGTGGATAAAGCTTCTTTTATTACCCCAGTTCCAGGTGGAGTTGGACCAATGACAATTGCCATGTTGATGGCCAATACGGTTAAATCAGCAGAAAGAACCTTGCACGGGTAA